The segment TCCGAGAGCGCGGCGGGCGAAGGTGTAGCCACCGCCTGCAGCGGGCAGCGCCGACGACATCTCGGCCATACCGAGGACCATGGCCAGGTACATGCCCGCGATGACGATCGCCGCGATGAGCAGACCACCGAAGCCACCCTCGGCGAGGCCGAGATTCCAGCCGGAGTAGTCGCCGGAGATGACGTAGCTGACTCCGAGGCCCGCCAGCAGGACCCAGCCCGCCGTCCCCTTCTTCAGGGTTCGCTTGGCCAGGTAGTCACCGCCCTCGACGTGCGACTGAGTGCTCTCGTGAGAGCCGGATTTCGGATGAGACGACTGGGGGTCTACTACGGACATTGCAAGCCTCTCGTAACCATTTCGCTCGGAGCGGGGTCACGCCCGAGGGGACGATTCACAACACGTGTGGCGCGCGAATCGGTTCAAGATAGGCCCGTGATGTAAGCGGCGCGTCATCGATGAATGACGGGCGAATTACGGCTCGTACCCGGCGGCGTCGACGTCGCCGATGTCTCCCTCGTCCGGTTCGGCGACTGTCAGTACTGCGTCCACCACAGCTCTGTTGGCTTTCAACTCACGCTCCAGCCGCCGGAGCGTGTGCGCGATGCGTGATCGAAGCGAAATCACCGACGAGATCGACACTCGCCACCACGTAGAGCTGTTCGGGACCGACGAACTCGATGCGAACGAACCGAACCGACGCTTCGTCGGGAAGTTCTTCGATCCGCTGCACCACCGCGTTCCATAATGCTCTCGATCCCGGTTCGCCGGTGAGGAATCGGCGGTTTCGATCGATCAACGGGACGGCGAGGTTCGAGCGGAGCGCCCGCAGAACGAGACCTCACCGTCCCGAGGCGATGATCTCCTCGATGTTCCGTTCTGCGAGAGCGGCGATGGTCAGTGACGGATTGACCGCACCGGTGCTTCCGGGGATCAGAGCGCCGTCGACGACGTAGAGGCCGTCGTATCCCACCACTCGTCCGTAGCCGTCCGTCGCCTTGCCCAGCACCGCGCCACCGAGAGGATGCGCGGTGAACGAGGCATTGACGTCGGGGACCCGCAGGAGCGGAAAGCCGGTTCCGACTCCGGAGGTGTGGGCGATGCGATCGTGCACCGCGCGCAGTGCCTCTTCGACATACCGGTTGCCCTGCTCGGGCCAGCGCAGCTGGGTCTTTCCTGCCGCGCGATCGTAGACGAACTCACCGCGGGTCGAATCCAGCACCATTCCGAGCGAGCCGATCAGGGACATGTCGATGGGAGAGCCGGGGACGTACCAGTTCTCGAGGGTGAGCGGGCTTCCCGACTCGTCGAAGATGCGCGACGCCGACGGCGACGCCTGCACGATGCCGTTGCCCTCCGGGGTCATACCGCGTACGAGAGCGGCGTCGCCGTTGGTACCCCATCCCTGCCCGACGTGTTCGTTGAGATCGGGCAGCGCGCCGGTGTCCCGGGCCGCGACCAGCAGCTCGGATGTGCCCATCGATCCCGCCCCGAGGAACAGGCGGTCGCACGTCAACGTTCGGGATTCGACGACGGATGCACCGGGGTCGAGGATGTCGACCTCGAGTACGTACCGGCCGTCGGCGGCCCGTGAGACCGCGGTGACTTCGTGCCGCGCATGGATCCTCGCGCGAGAGGTGCGTTGCGCGTCGGCCAGGTAGTTCTGGGTCAGGTCGAACTTCGCACCGTTGGAGTTTCCGAGATTCGACTCGCCGATCGTCGCGGAAGGTCGTGCAGCGCCGGACAATTCCGCGCGCACCACATCCCAGTTCCAGATGCCGTCGATGCGCCTGGGCGAGTATCCCGCTCGGCGCGCCTGCGCGTCCCAGATGCGGGAGTGGGTGAAAGGCATGGAGGCATAGACGTCGTCGGGCATCGACGAGAGTCGTAACGCCGAACGCACTCGCGGGAAATAGATCGAATCCATCTCGTCGTACGAGACGGTGGAGCCGAAGAGCGAATCGAAGAATCGACGCTCGGGGGCGATCATGACCCCGGTGAACACCAGCGAGCCGCCACCGACGGCCGCCGCGCGCCACACGTCGATGGACCCGTGCTCGGTGACGTCGAATATCCCACCGAACCGATCGGTCGGCACCATCGGCAGACCGGTCAACGGAGTCAGGCCACCGCGCCGCCAGAAGGCACGACCGTCCGGCGCGAAATCGTTGGCGAATATCTGCCGTCGCGCATCGAGCGGCCACTGCGATCCGCGTTCGAGGACGGTGACCGAGGACCCGGATTCGGTCAGTCGACGCGCGGCGATCGCGGCACCGAACCCAGAGCCGACGATGATCGATTCGGAGTGCTCGGGTGCGCGTAGCGGCTCGTTCCACAGCTCTGGCACGAAGGCTCGGTAGACGGGGTCGAGGATGGGTGCTGCGGCGGCGGGGCGTGCACCGGAAAGGAATGCCGACGCTCCGCTCACACCCAGTAGTGCTGCGGCCTGCAGTGCACGTCTGCGGCTGATGTCCATGGTGTCCCCCTCGCTGATCGCCTCGTGGAGGCGGTACAAGAATCAACGAGAGGGCCCTTGGTGTCTACGTGGCGTAACAGTAAGAAGGATTTGTCACACCGATTGCATCATGTGGCGTGCGCCGCATTCAGCCCTGGAGCATCCCCGGGACGGGACACGCGTCGACGGCCTCGGCCACTACCAAGGGGTCTGCGGGAACCTCCGGTCGTCGACCTGCTTCCCAGTCGACACCGACCAGTGGTGGATGCTCCGCGAGGATCTCGTTCTCCTCGGCGGAGTACGCGCGTCCACGACTGAGGAAGCGCACTCCCTCGGGTGATTCGAGAGAGAATCCACCGCCGCGGCCGGGAACCACGTCGAGCACGAGTTGAGTGTGCTTCCACGCCTGGAACTGAGATCCCGAGATCCACACCGGCACACCGTCGCTCCCGTTCGGCAGGTCCTGTGGGACCTCGCCGACCCCGAGCCGAAGGTCGATGTACCCCAGGAGAACGTCCCGGTCGCCGACGATGAATTCGCCTGCGGGATAACACATCGGCGACGACCCGTCACAGCATCCCCCGGACTGATGCATCATCAGTTCCCCGTGGATACCGCCGAGGCGACGGAGCAGGTCCATCGCCTCGACGGTGGTCTTCAGCCGCGCGGGCTGCGCAGCGTCGTTCATCAGAAGAAGCCCTGGGCCTTCTGGGCGTAGCTGACGAGCAGGTTCTTGGTCTGCTGGTAGTGATCGAGCATCATCTTGTGGTTCTCGCGGCCGATACCGGACTGCTTGTAGCCACCGAACGCGGCGTGCGCGGGGTACTGGTGGTACGTGTTGGTCCACACGCGACCGGCCTGAATATCGCGACCGGCACGGTAGGCGATACCGCCGTCGCGAGACCAGACGCCTGCGCCGAGCCCGTACAGGGTGTCGTTGGCGATCTCGATGGCGTTGTCGTAGTCGGTGAACGACGTGACCGAGACGACCGGCCCGAAGATCTCCTCCTGGAAGATGCGCATGTTGTTCTTGCCGGTGAAGATGGTGGGCTGCATGTAGTAGCCGCCGTTGAGGTCGCCGCCGAGCTGCGCGCGCTCGCCGCCGGTGACGACCTGTGCGCCTTCGCCCTTGCCGATCTCGATGTACGAGAGGATCTTCTCGAGCTGATCGTTCGATGCCTGCGCGCCGATCATGGTGTCGGTGTCGAGCGGATCTCCCTGTCGCACAGCCTTGGTGCGGATGGCAGCGAGGGCGAGGAACTCGTCGAAGATGTCCGCCTGGATCAGCGAGCGCGACGGGCAGGTGCACACTTCGCCCTGGTTGAGGGCGAACATCGTGAAGCCTTCGAGGGCCTTGTCCTGGTAGTCGTCGTTGGCCTGCAGCACGTCGGAGAAGAAGACGTTGGGGCTCTTGCCGCCGAGTTCCAGCGTCACCGGAATCAGGTTCTGCGAGGCGTACTGCATGATGAGGCGGCCGGTGGTGGTCTCGCCGGTGAACGCGATCTTGGAGATACGCGGGCTCGACGCCAGCGGCTTGCCTGCCTCGACGCCGAATCCGTTGACGATGTTGAGCACGCCTGCGGGCAGCAGGTCGCCGATGATCGAGATCAGGTGCAGGATCGACGCGGGAGTCTGCTCGGCGGGCTTGAGCACCACGGCGTTACCGGCCGCGAGAGCGGGTGCGAGCTTCCAGACGGCCATGAGGATCGGGAAGTTCCACGGGATGATCTGCCCGACGACTCCGAGCGGCTCGTGGAAGTGGTAAGCCACTGTGTCGCTGTCGATTTCGGAGAGCGAGCCCTCCTGCGCGCGGATGCAGCCGGCGAAGTACCGGAAGTGATCGATAGCCAGGGGGATATCGGCGTTGAGTGTTTCGCGGATCGGCTTGCCGTTGTCCCAGGACTCCGCCAGTGCGATGGACTCGAGGTTGTCGGCGATGCGGTCGGCGATCTTGTTGAGGATCACCGCGCGCTCGGCGGCGGAGGTCTTGCCCCACGCGGGAGCGGCGGCGTGCGCGGCGTCGAGCGCGAGCTCGATATCCTCGGACGTGGAGCGGGCGACCTCGCAG is part of the Rhodococcus sp. SBT000017 genome and harbors:
- a CDS encoding GMC oxidoreductase, which encodes MDISRRRALQAAALLGVSGASAFLSGARPAAAAPILDPVYRAFVPELWNEPLRAPEHSESIIVGSGFGAAIAARRLTESGSSVTVLERGSQWPLDARRQIFANDFAPDGRAFWRRGGLTPLTGLPMVPTDRFGGIFDVTEHGSIDVWRAAAVGGGSLVFTGVMIAPERRFFDSLFGSTVSYDEMDSIYFPRVRSALRLSSMPDDVYASMPFTHSRIWDAQARRAGYSPRRIDGIWNWDVVRAELSGAARPSATIGESNLGNSNGAKFDLTQNYLADAQRTSRARIHARHEVTAVSRAADGRYVLEVDILDPGASVVESRTLTCDRLFLGAGSMGTSELLVAARDTGALPDLNEHVGQGWGTNGDAALVRGMTPEGNGIVQASPSASRIFDESGSPLTLENWYVPGSPIDMSLIGSLGMVLDSTRGEFVYDRAAGKTQLRWPEQGNRYVEEALRAVHDRIAHTSGVGTGFPLLRVPDVNASFTAHPLGGAVLGKATDGYGRVVGYDGLYVVDGALIPGSTGAVNPSLTIAALAERNIEEIIASGR
- a CDS encoding DUF779 domain-containing protein, yielding MNDAAQPARLKTTVEAMDLLRRLGGIHGELMMHQSGGCCDGSSPMCYPAGEFIVGDRDVLLGYIDLRLGVGEVPQDLPNGSDGVPVWISGSQFQAWKHTQLVLDVVPGRGGGFSLESPEGVRFLSRGRAYSAEENEILAEHPPLVGVDWEAGRRPEVPADPLVVAEAVDACPVPGMLQG
- a CDS encoding aldehyde dehydrogenase family protein, yielding MSVYARPGTADSVMSFQSRYDNWIGGEWVPPVKGQYFENPTPVTGENFCEVARSTSEDIELALDAAHAAAPAWGKTSAAERAVILNKIADRIADNLESIALAESWDNGKPIRETLNADIPLAIDHFRYFAGCIRAQEGSLSEIDSDTVAYHFHEPLGVVGQIIPWNFPILMAVWKLAPALAAGNAVVLKPAEQTPASILHLISIIGDLLPAGVLNIVNGFGVEAGKPLASSPRISKIAFTGETTTGRLIMQYASQNLIPVTLELGGKSPNVFFSDVLQANDDYQDKALEGFTMFALNQGEVCTCPSRSLIQADIFDEFLALAAIRTKAVRQGDPLDTDTMIGAQASNDQLEKILSYIEIGKGEGAQVVTGGERAQLGGDLNGGYYMQPTIFTGKNNMRIFQEEIFGPVVSVTSFTDYDNAIEIANDTLYGLGAGVWSRDGGIAYRAGRDIQAGRVWTNTYHQYPAHAAFGGYKQSGIGRENHKMMLDHYQQTKNLLVSYAQKAQGFF